From the Musa acuminata AAA Group cultivar baxijiao chromosome BXJ3-7, Cavendish_Baxijiao_AAA, whole genome shotgun sequence genome, one window contains:
- the LOC135643554 gene encoding uncharacterized protein LOC135643554 — translation MSKGRSPEPLDFFIWTVEDVGLWLEEINLGSYRQVFEENGVNGEYLESLSMFTTEQILRFIRRCHMKWGDFITLCKELRRIKVACLKGEQEVRKPWWAPSCLSVVFVRVAKRNRQSRVVSLKLEP, via the exons ATGAGCAAGGGGCGGTCTCCCGAGCCGTTGGATTTCTTTATTTGGACTGTCGAG GATGTTGGTTTGTGGCTGGAAGAGATAAATCTTGGGAGTTACCGCCAAGTTTTCGAGGAAAACGGTGTCAATGGGGAGTATTTAGAAAGTCTATCAATGTTTACAACAGAGCAAATTCTGCGCTTTATAAGGCGGTGCCACATGAAGTGGGGTGACTTTATTACACTTTGCAAGGAGCTAAGACGCATAAAAG TTGCATGCCTGAAAGGGGAACAGGAGGTCCGTAAGCCATGGTGGGCTCCGTCGTGCCTATCAGTGGTGTTTGTTCGAGTGGCAAAGCGCAACAGACAGTCCCGGGTTGTCTCCTTGAAGTTGGAACCGTAA